A section of the Bacillus sp. HSf4 genome encodes:
- a CDS encoding NAD(P)/FAD-dependent oxidoreductase, whose amino-acid sequence MENNEIVIVGAGPAGIGMGILLKKLGFESFVILDKGRVGASFWQWPEEMKLITPSFTGQGFGALDLNAVAPGTSPAFTFQREHLSGQEYGEYLALLAEHFELPLAEGTAVHKLHKHDDGFSIETNHGIIKSKAVIWGTGEFQFPKLPFTGAELGLHNSKVAAWRQLKKGHYYVIGGYESAMDAAEQLASYGSDVTVVMPNALQENAEADPSRSLSPYTRERLEQAYEKGNVQFLEHVSVRKLTTNGAAYDLHLSDGRRIRSETRPIVATGFHSGAEQISRLFAWGEDGKPLLTKEDMSTKTEHLYLIGPSVRHQNAVFCFIYKFRQRFAVIAEHLLKKWDFALDEDVLAEYRNNQMFLDDLSCCEVECEC is encoded by the coding sequence ATGGAAAATAACGAAATCGTCATTGTCGGGGCAGGACCCGCTGGTATTGGAATGGGAATCCTTCTGAAAAAACTCGGTTTTGAATCGTTCGTGATTTTAGATAAAGGACGTGTAGGAGCATCATTTTGGCAATGGCCTGAAGAAATGAAGCTGATCACACCATCCTTCACAGGCCAAGGTTTCGGCGCTTTAGATCTGAATGCTGTAGCCCCGGGAACATCTCCCGCTTTTACATTTCAGCGAGAGCATTTGAGCGGGCAGGAGTATGGGGAATATTTGGCGCTTTTAGCCGAGCATTTCGAGCTGCCTCTGGCAGAAGGTACGGCTGTACATAAGCTGCATAAACATGACGACGGTTTTTCAATAGAAACGAATCACGGCATCATCAAGTCAAAGGCCGTCATCTGGGGAACCGGAGAATTCCAGTTTCCAAAGCTCCCTTTCACTGGAGCTGAGCTGGGGCTGCATAACAGCAAAGTGGCTGCATGGCGGCAATTGAAAAAAGGCCATTATTATGTGATCGGCGGCTATGAAAGCGCGATGGATGCGGCGGAGCAGCTGGCGTCATATGGAAGCGATGTAACGGTCGTCATGCCGAATGCCCTTCAGGAAAACGCTGAGGCCGATCCGAGCCGGTCGCTTTCGCCATACACCCGGGAACGTCTTGAACAGGCGTATGAAAAAGGAAACGTCCAATTTTTAGAACATGTCAGTGTCAGAAAACTGACGACAAATGGAGCAGCCTATGATCTGCACTTGTCAGATGGAAGGAGAATCCGCTCTGAAACACGGCCGATTGTGGCGACCGGCTTTCATTCGGGAGCAGAGCAGATCAGCCGTTTGTTTGCGTGGGGGGAAGACGGCAAGCCGCTTTTAACAAAAGAGGATATGTCGACAAAAACGGAACATCTTTATTTGATCGGACCGAGTGTCAGGCATCAAAACGCCGTCTTTTGTTTTATTTATAAATTCCGACAAAGGTTTGCCGTTATTGCTGAGCACTTACTGAAAAAATGGGATTTTGCCCTTGATGAGGACGTGTTGGCCGAATACAGGAACAATCAAATGTTTCTCGATGATTTGAGCTGCTGTGAGGTAGAGTGTGAATGCTAA
- a CDS encoding nucleoside recognition domain-containing protein encodes MLIKPKQHKRLLLIGLESVGKTTLCSAITGQGYGEETNVRGSTIFAAEREGKRLPGWTVVDMPGIREEDNIAKKTVKNEIETADKVVAVLRGTHFSEELRLILELIPPVCQHVCFIVTFQDKMTADMRHKLSEQVKKHDLPVFLIDSRRLTEDKKEKIFAFLKKGAVFHHGKRKQIEQIELGRTADQKLLFDRPIWGPILSASVLGLLFILPVMLAYHVSEWMQPYADQWVVEPLQHMMQGKPSWIRAVLAGNYGLFSLGIYSFVWAFPVVLFMSFANALTDDSGVKDRIVDSLDPYMRKIGLNGRDLVPFLTGFGCNVVAVHQTRSCSMCTRKQCVSLISFGSACSYQIGATISIFHAAGREWLFIPYLAALVIVGAVHNRIWYPADEKWSSYFQSRKTYLQRPSWKGTAFRVKSVVNQFILQAMPIFLIICLAASMLHELGVIHLLTLLASPVLHAFGAPGEAASGLVFSIIRKDGILLFNEGNGALLQALSGGTLFLLVYLASTFSSCMVTVWTIAKELGMRTAAGLIGRQMITSAASAALFWAVLKLVPLHF; translated from the coding sequence ATGCTAATCAAACCGAAGCAGCACAAGCGTCTATTATTGATTGGATTGGAGTCGGTCGGGAAAACGACATTATGTTCCGCGATCACAGGTCAAGGGTATGGAGAGGAAACGAATGTAAGGGGGTCGACGATTTTTGCGGCAGAACGGGAGGGAAAGCGCCTTCCAGGCTGGACGGTTGTTGATATGCCGGGCATTCGCGAGGAAGACAACATCGCGAAAAAGACGGTCAAGAACGAAATTGAAACGGCCGATAAGGTGGTGGCCGTTTTGCGGGGGACACATTTTTCTGAAGAGCTTCGCCTGATCCTTGAGCTGATTCCGCCCGTTTGTCAACATGTCTGTTTTATCGTGACATTTCAAGATAAGATGACGGCGGACATGCGGCACAAGCTTTCTGAGCAAGTGAAAAAACATGATCTGCCTGTCTTTCTTATCGACTCGCGACGTCTGACTGAAGATAAAAAAGAGAAAATCTTCGCTTTTTTAAAAAAAGGCGCTGTCTTCCATCATGGGAAACGGAAGCAGATCGAACAGATCGAGCTTGGCCGTACTGCTGATCAAAAGCTGCTGTTTGACCGGCCGATATGGGGTCCGATTCTTTCGGCTTCTGTGCTGGGGCTGTTGTTTATCTTGCCGGTGATGCTCGCTTACCATGTTTCCGAATGGATGCAGCCATACGCGGATCAATGGGTCGTCGAACCGCTTCAACACATGATGCAGGGAAAGCCGTCATGGATTCGGGCGGTTTTGGCCGGGAATTACGGGCTTTTTTCCCTTGGCATCTATTCGTTCGTTTGGGCGTTTCCGGTCGTGCTGTTTATGTCTTTTGCAAATGCGCTGACAGATGATTCGGGTGTTAAGGATCGGATTGTTGATTCACTTGATCCGTATATGAGAAAAATCGGACTGAATGGCCGGGATTTAGTGCCGTTTTTAACCGGGTTTGGCTGCAATGTCGTGGCTGTTCATCAGACCCGCTCATGCAGCATGTGTACGCGGAAGCAATGCGTCTCATTGATATCATTTGGATCGGCCTGCAGTTATCAAATCGGGGCGACGATTTCTATTTTTCATGCCGCCGGCAGGGAATGGCTGTTTATTCCGTATCTTGCGGCGCTGGTCATTGTCGGGGCCGTTCATAATCGGATTTGGTATCCGGCGGATGAGAAATGGTCTTCCTATTTTCAAAGCCGGAAAACTTATTTGCAGCGTCCATCGTGGAAAGGAACCGCATTTCGAGTGAAATCGGTGGTGAATCAATTTATTCTGCAGGCAATGCCGATCTTTCTCATCATTTGCCTTGCCGCGTCGATGTTACATGAGCTTGGTGTGATTCACTTGTTAACACTGCTTGCATCACCTGTTTTACACGCGTTCGGCGCTCCTGGTGAAGCCGCATCTGGACTGGTTTTTTCAATCATCAGGAAAGACGGCATTCTCCTTTTTAATGAAGGAAACGGTGCTCTTTTGCAAGCTTTATCCGGAGGGACGCTTTTTTTATTGGTGTACCTGGCGTCCACTTTTTCTTCCTGCATGGTGACGGTGTGGACGATCGCGAAAGAATTGGGGATGAGAACGGCGGCCGGTCTCATCGGAAGGCAAATGATCACCTCTGCCGCGTCGGCCGCATTGTTTTGGGCTGTTTTAAAACTGGTGCCTTTGCATTTTTAA
- a CDS encoding GTP-binding protein codes for MSKKIPVTVLSGYLGAGKTTLLNYILQNRHGLKVAVIVNDMSEVNIDAGLVKQGGGLSRTDEKLVEMSNGCICCTLREDLLIEVEKLARQGNVDYIVIESTGISEPVPVAQTFSYIDEELGIDLTRFCRLDTMVTVVDANRFWHDFQSGDSLLDRKEAVGEEDEREIADLLIDQIEFCDVLILNKCDLVSQEELAKLEKVLRTLQPAAKIIRAVKGEVDPGEILNTGLFDFEKASNSAGWLRELNQGPEQHTPETEEYGISSFVYEARRPFHTERFYNWIHTLPENIVRAKGIVWCATRNSLALLMSQAGPSASLEPISYWVAALPKHKQEQILRDEPEVLEEWDPEFGDRHTRLVFIGLNLSPDEISAEADRCLLTDSEMADDWSLLPDPFDWQIETAGQA; via the coding sequence ATGAGTAAAAAAATTCCTGTAACAGTGTTGAGCGGCTATTTAGGGGCGGGCAAAACGACTTTGCTGAATTACATACTGCAAAACCGCCACGGGCTGAAAGTCGCCGTGATCGTCAATGACATGAGTGAAGTGAACATCGACGCCGGACTCGTCAAACAGGGCGGCGGGCTTTCAAGGACGGATGAAAAACTGGTCGAAATGTCAAACGGCTGCATTTGCTGCACATTGAGGGAGGATTTGCTGATAGAGGTTGAAAAGCTCGCCCGGCAGGGGAACGTCGATTACATCGTGATCGAGTCAACAGGGATCAGCGAACCGGTTCCGGTTGCGCAAACCTTTTCCTACATTGATGAAGAGCTTGGCATCGATTTGACCCGTTTTTGCCGTCTGGATACGATGGTGACGGTTGTTGACGCGAATCGTTTTTGGCATGACTTTCAGTCCGGAGACAGCCTGCTCGATCGAAAAGAAGCCGTCGGGGAAGAGGATGAACGCGAGATTGCCGATCTGCTTATTGACCAAATCGAATTTTGCGATGTCCTGATTTTGAATAAATGCGACCTTGTTTCCCAAGAGGAGCTGGCTAAGCTTGAAAAAGTGCTGAGAACCTTGCAGCCGGCTGCGAAAATCATCCGCGCGGTAAAGGGTGAAGTAGATCCTGGAGAGATTTTGAATACAGGATTGTTCGACTTTGAAAAGGCAAGCAATTCGGCGGGCTGGCTGAGGGAGTTAAATCAGGGGCCGGAGCAGCATACGCCTGAAACTGAAGAATACGGGATATCGTCCTTTGTGTATGAAGCGCGCCGTCCTTTTCATACAGAGCGGTTCTATAATTGGATTCATACCCTTCCGGAAAACATTGTCAGGGCGAAAGGAATCGTCTGGTGTGCGACAAGGAACAGTCTTGCCTTATTGATGTCCCAGGCGGGTCCTTCCGCAAGTCTTGAGCCGATCTCATATTGGGTCGCAGCCTTGCCGAAGCATAAGCAGGAACAAATATTGCGGGATGAGCCTGAGGTTTTAGAGGAATGGGATCCCGAGTTCGGCGACCGCCATACAAGGCTCGTCTTTATCGGACTCAACCTTTCGCCTGACGAGATTTCAGCCGAAGCGGATCGATGCCTGCTCACAGATTCCGAAATGGCGGATGATTGGTCGCTTCTGCCCGACCCGTTTGATTGGCAGATTGAAACTGCAGGGCAGGCATAA
- a CDS encoding 6-carboxyhexanoate--CoA ligase, with amino-acid sequence MQGDKYYSVRMRASKNGPHEQGGKHISGGERLTSFSGLKGAVHTLLDKALSHSRGEPDFMQIQFECVDEPVSLIQPLPVETHEVDAAENGRALARALLQKAGVPASMFEKALQDIALRGAVLFDIDAGERIDGRHEKGVRVSRIDWPEDDFQKWARERDMPLNPRLKEALAIAAKVCAHPDIIAELCWSDDPDYITGYVASRKLGYRRMTKMKEYGDESGCRIFFVRGFINAENCIDYLENQPVLIQTGGEKWGNR; translated from the coding sequence ATGCAGGGGGACAAATATTACAGCGTCAGAATGAGAGCATCCAAAAACGGACCTCATGAACAGGGCGGAAAGCATATATCCGGGGGAGAGCGCCTGACATCCTTCAGCGGTTTGAAGGGAGCCGTCCACACCTTATTGGATAAAGCCTTATCCCATTCAAGAGGGGAACCGGATTTTATGCAAATCCAGTTTGAATGTGTTGACGAACCGGTAAGCTTGATTCAGCCTTTGCCGGTTGAAACACATGAAGTTGATGCAGCAGAAAACGGCCGGGCCCTCGCGCGGGCGCTTCTTCAAAAAGCGGGCGTTCCAGCAAGCATGTTTGAAAAAGCGCTTCAGGACATCGCTCTGAGGGGAGCGGTCTTGTTTGACATCGATGCAGGGGAGCGAATCGATGGGAGGCATGAAAAAGGTGTCCGGGTTTCCCGGATCGACTGGCCTGAAGACGACTTTCAAAAGTGGGCCAGAGAGCGCGACATGCCGCTGAATCCGCGCTTGAAGGAGGCGCTCGCGATAGCGGCAAAAGTATGCGCACACCCGGATATCATCGCAGAATTATGCTGGTCTGATGATCCCGATTACATAACCGGCTATGTCGCTTCACGAAAACTGGGCTATCGGCGGATGACGAAAATGAAAGAATACGGAGACGAAAGCGGCTGCCGAATATTTTTTGTTCGCGGATTCATCAATGCAGAGAATTGTATCGATTACTTGGAAAACCAGCCGGTATTGATTCAGACGGGGGGAGAAAAATGGGGCAATCGTTAA
- the bioA gene encoding adenosylmethionine--8-amino-7-oxononanoate transaminase, which translates to MGQSLIEKSKKHLWLPFTQMKDYDQDPLIIESGDGIKLKDINGKEYYDGFSSVWLNVHGHRKKELDEAIKKQLKKIAHSTLLGMTNVPATELAEILIKITPDNLTRVFYSDSGAEAMEIALKMAFQYWKNKGKPEKQKFVTMRNGYHGDTIGAVSVGSIELFHHVYGPLMFDSFKARVPYVYRSTSGDPDQCRDECLEELEKLLMEHHEEIAALSIESMVQGASGMIVMPEGYLAGVRALCTKYDVFMIVDEVATGFGRTGKMFACEHEAVQPDLMAAGKGITGGYLPIAVTFATEEIYDAFYDDYENLKTFFHGHSYTGNQLGCAVAIENLRLFETERIVEQVAAKSKVVHALLQDLKSLPHVGDIRQLGLMCGIELVQSKETKQAYPPEQRVGYQVSLKMRELGMLTRPLGDVVAFLPPLASTTDELAAMVAIMKEAIHEVTSRVV; encoded by the coding sequence ATGGGGCAATCGTTAATTGAAAAAAGCAAAAAACATCTTTGGCTGCCTTTTACACAAATGAAGGATTATGATCAAGATCCATTAATCATTGAAAGCGGAGACGGAATTAAGCTAAAGGACATAAATGGCAAAGAATATTACGACGGCTTTTCTTCAGTGTGGCTCAATGTACACGGCCATCGCAAAAAGGAATTGGATGAGGCGATTAAAAAACAACTGAAAAAAATCGCTCACTCCACATTGCTGGGGATGACAAATGTTCCAGCGACAGAGCTTGCCGAAATATTAATCAAGATCACACCTGACAATCTGACCCGCGTTTTTTATTCCGACAGCGGAGCTGAAGCGATGGAGATCGCGCTGAAAATGGCCTTTCAGTATTGGAAGAATAAAGGGAAGCCCGAGAAGCAAAAATTCGTCACGATGCGAAACGGCTATCACGGCGATACGATCGGCGCCGTCAGCGTCGGTTCCATCGAGCTTTTCCACCATGTATACGGTCCGCTCATGTTTGACAGCTTCAAAGCAAGGGTTCCTTATGTATACCGGTCCACGAGCGGCGACCCGGACCAGTGCCGCGATGAATGCCTGGAAGAACTGGAAAAGCTTTTGATGGAGCATCACGAAGAGATCGCCGCCCTTTCGATCGAGTCGATGGTTCAAGGCGCATCAGGCATGATTGTCATGCCAGAAGGATATTTAGCGGGCGTTCGAGCGCTTTGCACGAAATACGATGTGTTCATGATCGTTGATGAAGTGGCGACAGGGTTTGGGCGGACCGGAAAAATGTTTGCTTGTGAACACGAAGCTGTGCAGCCTGACCTAATGGCGGCGGGAAAAGGAATTACCGGAGGCTATTTGCCGATTGCCGTCACATTTGCCACAGAAGAGATTTACGACGCATTCTATGACGATTATGAAAATCTGAAAACGTTTTTCCACGGCCACTCCTATACAGGGAATCAGCTTGGGTGTGCGGTTGCGATCGAAAACCTGCGTCTGTTTGAAACTGAAAGAATCGTAGAACAGGTCGCCGCCAAATCGAAAGTCGTGCATGCTCTTCTTCAAGACCTGAAATCCCTTCCTCATGTCGGAGACATCCGGCAGCTCGGATTGATGTGCGGAATAGAGCTTGTCCAGTCAAAGGAAACGAAACAAGCTTATCCGCCTGAACAGCGCGTTGGATACCAAGTCTCTTTAAAAATGCGGGAGCTTGGCATGCTGACGAGACCGCTCGGGGATGTTGTCGCATTTCTGCCGCCGCTCGCCAGCACAACGGATGAGCTTGCAGCAATGGTTGCCATTATGAAGGAAGCGATTCATGAGGTGACAAGCCGTGTCGTTTGA
- the bioF gene encoding 8-amino-7-oxononanoate synthase, with protein MSFDDWLYERLEKTKAAGLYRRLRTPDADKVWASNDYLRLGDDHRLIAAAKMALDQAGAGSSGSRLTTGNTCWHERLERKIADFKETEAALLFSSGYLANIGVLSSLPEKGDIIFSDQLNHASIIDGCRLSKADTVIYRHMDMNDLEDKLSATFGGKRRFIVTDGVFSMDGTIAPLDQIIPLAKRYQAFVIVDDAHATGILGANGRGTSEYFGVRPDVVIGTLSKAVGIEGGFAAGSHALIDFLRNHARTFIFQTAIPPASCAAACEAFAIIEESQEQRLSLQSSVKAVKEGLEKIGFTVKGGETPIIPVIIGDTQQAVRFAQGLQKKGIYAPAIRPPTVREGESRIRLTVSAGISLKEIDDLLVAFNLIGRELNMVK; from the coding sequence GTGTCGTTTGACGACTGGCTGTACGAACGCCTTGAGAAAACGAAAGCGGCCGGTCTTTACCGAAGATTGCGGACGCCTGATGCCGACAAGGTCTGGGCTTCAAATGATTATTTGCGACTGGGCGATGATCACCGTTTGATCGCGGCGGCCAAAATGGCGCTGGATCAAGCCGGGGCAGGCAGCAGCGGTTCACGGCTGACGACAGGCAATACCTGCTGGCATGAAAGGCTTGAGCGGAAGATCGCGGATTTTAAGGAGACGGAAGCGGCTCTTTTGTTTTCAAGCGGGTATTTAGCCAATATCGGTGTGCTGTCTTCGCTGCCTGAAAAAGGGGATATCATCTTCAGCGATCAATTGAATCATGCCAGTATTATTGACGGATGCCGCCTTTCAAAAGCCGACACCGTCATTTACCGCCATATGGATATGAATGATCTTGAAGATAAGCTTTCTGCAACATTTGGCGGTAAGCGGCGCTTTATTGTCACAGACGGCGTTTTTAGCATGGATGGAACGATCGCGCCGCTTGATCAGATTATCCCGCTTGCCAAACGCTACCAGGCCTTCGTCATTGTTGATGATGCGCACGCAACAGGCATTTTGGGTGCGAACGGCAGGGGAACAAGCGAATACTTCGGCGTCCGTCCTGATGTTGTGATCGGCACCTTAAGCAAAGCTGTCGGCATAGAAGGCGGCTTTGCCGCAGGTTCGCACGCGTTGATCGATTTTTTGCGGAATCATGCCAGAACATTTATCTTCCAGACGGCCATACCACCGGCGAGCTGTGCCGCTGCGTGCGAGGCCTTTGCGATCATCGAAGAAAGCCAAGAACAACGCCTGTCATTACAGTCATCGGTCAAAGCCGTTAAGGAAGGTCTTGAGAAAATCGGCTTTACCGTCAAGGGGGGAGAGACACCGATCATCCCTGTGATCATCGGGGACACGCAGCAAGCCGTGCGATTTGCACAAGGTCTTCAGAAAAAGGGCATTTATGCACCGGCCATCCGTCCGCCGACGGTACGGGAAGGAGAAAGCCGGATCAGGCTGACCGTCTCCGCCGGCATCAGCTTAAAAGAAATCGACGATCTGTTAGTTGCGTTTAATCTAATCGGAAGAGAGTTGAACATGGTGAAATGA
- the bioD gene encoding dethiobiotin synthase: MKGFFVTGTDTEIGKTVISCGLAAVLKEQNIDVGVFKPFLSGISRTHPDSDTSLLKKMSQTALSHEDISPFAYQEPLAPYVASKLEGKTAGMEEVMNHWKKIKDRHDCFIVEGAGGIAVPLGKDYLVSHLIKALQLPAVIVARPDLGTINHTYLTVQYAKSIGIRLIGIVINGISVRPGRDEQTNPEMIETLCEVPVLGVTPKLEHLTAENMQNMIKDHVDVSYIMNQM, translated from the coding sequence ATGAAAGGTTTTTTTGTAACAGGAACGGATACGGAAATCGGGAAAACCGTCATCTCCTGCGGCCTTGCCGCTGTATTAAAAGAACAAAACATCGATGTCGGCGTGTTTAAGCCTTTTTTAAGCGGAATTTCGCGCACACACCCGGATAGCGATACATCGCTGTTGAAGAAAATGTCGCAAACCGCTCTTTCTCATGAGGACATTTCTCCTTTTGCATATCAAGAACCGCTAGCTCCATATGTTGCGTCAAAGCTTGAAGGAAAGACGGCCGGGATGGAGGAGGTCATGAACCATTGGAAAAAGATCAAGGATCGGCATGACTGCTTCATTGTCGAGGGAGCAGGCGGAATCGCGGTGCCGCTTGGAAAGGATTATTTGGTCAGCCATTTGATAAAGGCTTTGCAGCTGCCGGCTGTCATTGTCGCAAGGCCTGACCTCGGAACGATTAATCACACGTATTTGACCGTACAATACGCCAAAAGCATCGGCATTCGTTTGATCGGCATCGTGATCAATGGCATCAGCGTGCGGCCGGGCCGTGATGAACAAACCAACCCGGAGATGATTGAAACATTATGTGAAGTGCCGGTGTTAGGCGTGACACCGAAGCTTGAACATCTAACAGCGGAAAACATGCAAAACATGATAAAGGACCATGTCGATGTTTCCTATATCATGAATCAAATGTAA
- the bioB gene encoding biotin synthase BioB encodes MNQWMDLAESVLGGAEVTDEEALAVLECPDDEVLLLMHAAFQIRKHYYGKKVKLNMIMNAKSGLCPENCGYCSQSAISKAPIDSYRMVDKRTLLEGAKRARDLNIGTYCIVASGRGPSNREVDQVVDAVKEIKDTYGLKICACLGLLKPEQAHRLKEAGVDRYNHNINTSKSNHSNITTSHTYDDRVQTVETAKQSGMSPCSGVIVGMKETKQDVIDMARSLKALDADSIPVNFLHAIDGTPLEGVNELNPLYCLKVLALFRFINPSKEIRISGGREVNLRSLQPLGLYAANSIFVGDYLTTAGQLETEDHQMLRDLGFEVETVEEMKASLQQ; translated from the coding sequence ATGAATCAATGGATGGACCTGGCAGAGAGTGTGTTGGGGGGAGCGGAAGTCACAGACGAAGAGGCGCTTGCCGTTTTGGAGTGTCCGGATGATGAAGTTCTGCTTTTGATGCATGCTGCCTTTCAAATTAGAAAGCATTACTACGGGAAAAAAGTAAAGCTCAACATGATTATGAATGCAAAGTCCGGCCTTTGCCCGGAAAACTGCGGCTACTGTTCTCAGTCCGCCATATCGAAGGCGCCGATCGATTCGTACCGGATGGTGGACAAAAGGACATTGCTTGAAGGCGCCAAGCGCGCCCGCGATTTAAATATCGGCACTTACTGCATCGTGGCCAGCGGCAGAGGCCCGTCAAACCGGGAAGTCGATCAAGTTGTCGATGCTGTAAAAGAAATCAAAGATACGTACGGGCTGAAAATCTGCGCATGCCTCGGCCTGTTAAAACCGGAGCAGGCTCATCGGCTGAAAGAGGCGGGTGTTGACAGGTACAATCACAACATCAATACATCAAAGAGCAACCATTCCAATATTACGACTTCACATACGTATGATGACAGAGTCCAAACAGTGGAGACGGCCAAACAATCCGGGATGTCGCCGTGTTCGGGTGTCATTGTCGGCATGAAAGAGACGAAGCAAGATGTCATCGATATGGCAAGAAGCTTAAAAGCGCTTGATGCCGATTCGATCCCGGTCAATTTCTTGCATGCGATTGACGGCACACCGTTGGAAGGGGTCAATGAATTGAACCCGCTGTACTGTTTAAAAGTGCTGGCTTTGTTCCGCTTTATCAATCCGTCAAAGGAAATCCGCATTTCCGGCGGGCGCGAAGTCAATCTCCGCTCATTGCAGCCGCTCGGGCTGTATGCCGCCAACTCGATTTTCGTCGGAGATTACTTAACAACGGCAGGACAGCTTGAAACAGAAGACCATCAGATGCTGCGTGATTTGGGATTTGAAGTCGAAACGGTTGAAGAAATGAAAGCCAGCCTTCAACAATAA
- a CDS encoding cytochrome P450 — translation MALELHPAKPSLLSDAEFWRDPYPFYEKLRSVHPVYQGTVFKYPGWYVTGYEAAAAILKDVRFQNRVPLPETTAKYEYLKNLQGNMLLYQNQSGHKRMRALIGKEFTPKIVESLRPDIKAAAAGLLDQLDGRKSADIVSEFAFPLASLVIAKILGVPEDERHQFRQWTANVIQTIDLTRSRQALVKGSDTAGKLISYFRDLLQKRKAHPQNDLISKFISEEKLSEDEMLATCILLIIAGHETTVNLVSNGLLAFMKHPEQLAVLKENPLLIESAVEECLRYESPTQMTARTASEDCEISGKMIKKNEQVYVLLGAANRDPDIFKEPHVFDITRKPNPHLAFGHGPHVCLGSSLARLEAQMAILALLERAPGLRLAASDVCYRKLFGFRALAELPVAFR, via the coding sequence ATGGCGTTAGAATTACATCCGGCAAAGCCTAGTTTGCTTTCAGATGCTGAATTTTGGAGAGATCCTTATCCTTTTTATGAGAAGCTGCGGTCTGTTCATCCTGTTTATCAAGGAACGGTATTCAAATATCCGGGCTGGTATGTGACCGGATATGAAGCAGCAGCAGCGATTTTGAAGGACGTCAGATTTCAAAACCGCGTTCCTCTTCCGGAAACGACAGCAAAATATGAATATCTGAAAAACTTACAGGGGAATATGCTGCTGTATCAAAACCAATCCGGCCATAAGCGAATGCGGGCGCTCATTGGAAAAGAGTTCACACCGAAAATCGTTGAATCCTTACGGCCTGATATAAAAGCAGCAGCTGCTGGTCTGCTGGATCAGCTCGATGGCAGGAAAAGCGCGGATATTGTTTCCGAGTTTGCCTTTCCTTTGGCTAGTCTTGTCATTGCCAAAATACTTGGTGTCCCGGAAGATGAAAGGCATCAATTTAGACAGTGGACGGCAAATGTCATACAGACGATTGATTTGACCCGTTCGCGCCAGGCGCTGGTCAAAGGAAGCGATACGGCGGGGAAATTAATATCATATTTTAGAGATTTGCTGCAAAAGCGAAAAGCTCATCCGCAAAACGACTTGATCAGCAAATTCATCAGTGAGGAAAAGCTCTCAGAAGATGAAATGCTTGCGACATGTATATTGCTTATCATTGCCGGACATGAGACGACAGTCAACCTTGTCAGCAATGGATTGCTTGCATTCATGAAGCATCCGGAACAGCTTGCCGTATTGAAGGAAAATCCGCTGCTTATTGAGTCTGCAGTTGAAGAGTGTTTGCGCTATGAAAGTCCGACACAGATGACGGCGCGCACAGCTTCCGAGGATTGTGAAATCAGCGGCAAGATGATCAAAAAGAATGAACAGGTATACGTCCTTTTAGGTGCTGCCAACCGCGATCCGGACATTTTCAAGGAGCCTCATGTTTTCGACATCACGAGAAAGCCGAATCCGCACCTTGCATTTGGCCATGGTCCTCATGTTTGCTTAGGGTCTTCATTGGCGCGGCTTGAAGCGCAAATGGCCATCCTTGCGCTTTTAGAGCGGGCGCCAGGACTCCGTCTGGCTGCATCAGATGTTTGCTACCGCAAGTTATTCGGTTTTAGAGCGTTGGCCGAGCTGCCTGTCGCCTTTAGGTGA